The window AATAATATAATCATGTCAAGTTGTTTTTCTTGTCTACAGAGTTTATTCTCACGATGTTGTTTTTTctcccaaaaaaagaaaaagggacggtaaaaacaaagatgaagacTCAACAAATTATTTTCACAATTGTAGAAGGACCATACAAGTCAAAACACAAGTCATCTACTCAATTACGATAAATGGAAAAGCATAGTACAACAAAAACATAATAGTAAAGCTTAAAAGTCATAGGAGAAGGAACTTTAAATGATAAACAATAGTAACCATGTAAAAGGCCTATGTTAATGTACAATTTACTGTAATCCATCACACACAATCAATTTTGAAcctactaggaccattgttgagagtcacccactctgacttgtccccgaatataatcaaactctaaggctctactagcacatgaacaccctctcaaagaagcaaccggctgaattcCTTTCCTTATATATCACATCCACACGAAGCATAGACTCTGAATCTTCCCAAGacctgaacatgaaccgataaggacaaatatagcacacatttctcaaatcctttgctcaaattagcattgatgttttctttccttagtcgtaataacccatcaatacaccgataaccagaaactgcacaagttgacaactacgcaatccaatcatagaaggtggggctctcccacttagcttgaagctacaattacataaccttGGGACCGCCGAGGTTCcttcttccccattgacatcagctaaaagtccaacaacgtattccaaactcgaagtcatgttgcatccaaataaaatccatGGTCCTAGTCACTGCccatcacgattcccaaattgctctaagcttccctcaaggcgtgtagctatcctaccacggaactcatatgctactctgccactattccactttggtcaaaccctctcctttaagaaactccTCGACTTctacttttcatacttgacctcctaacaattcaaccaccgcaagacacctcccacatgtcctttctCGTCCTTCGCTGCCCAATTGTTTCTCCAAACCCAAATCCATCTCTGTAACATCCGAACACATGAGTCtccaccaactctaaacctcttagaagatcatctttctcgagccatcaatactagaagtaccaattcgattccgaaatcgCTATACTCtgttatctctgacaaccgcatctcagacaccatttcacaacactctgccccgaaggcaaattgaagaaggccataacatcggcgaaccttaacgcgttcaacaaggatgatgacaccacatcacaattgagaactctaccgcGCTCGAAAACACCAAGTCTCGTTattccatcaacccaaatctaaacattcctagtccgattgcctttcctccaccAGAAATAAAATGTTGAActtctgaatcatgcactgagaaagacctcctttcaagtcattcactgtctcgacacataaataagcaccctaccattacaccaatatagtacgataacaacgcacgaatcgtcataacaataaatgccaaatctcaaaaccataAGAAATACTAATGCTAAGCTGAAACGATAGGacggccttccgcaaggcgacggtaacggtaatagcccaatcaaatacgcaggcaGAAACATCATGCACCACCTCAGTAGTACCAtgaaaattcctcgattcccaatctataacaagcgcttcacgtcgcataagattgaatatgaaagaaataaaggtacaagcctcaaaagaatcaattcgcacaataagaaatcaagaagggaagtgctcctaacagccttgtagcctctcaaagataagtacagacgtctctgtaccgatacacaagactctactagactcgctcatgactcgtgagacctaagtgaacctagcgctctgatactatgttgtcacgacccaaaatccattaaaggtcgtgatggcgccggacaccgctgtccagcaagccaaaaataattaataaatttggttctcattttaatattttcgaaatcatatttccttcaatttaatagTAAAAGGTGGAATTTacagagaatttttttttaataattttaatacaggacaacccataatcaccccaaaacccagtgtcataagtgcatgagcatcaactaggaatgtaaaataaaatacagcatttgtccggaatacaaatttggacagaaaaaatataaatactctgaaggagactctgccggttgcgggtcgtaatatggaatgtagctcacgtaagtccctgaatgcatacacgcctctgctctcacaaggccactagtcacatatgtacctgcacaaaaatgtgcaacaagtgtagtatgagtacgtaatcaacgtatacccagtaagtatctagcctaaccccggaggagtagtaacgagggatcgacatcgacactcactagtggtccaataacatcaggtatagtaaagaggtaagtaaatatgaggcagagtaaataaatgagataaaaaAGTATAAATCACGTGATACAAATccccctctttacgaggaactcaagctctccattagaaattcccttcttaaccggagtatatatatatatatatagatatagtggatctcatcagatagatTGTCATAATTCAAAAcgggaaaactcacagatacactggcttcttgccaaatattacgcacgattccatgagaaTATGATATAgaaaatgccgaggcgtacggcccgatccaacataaatatttaaactgtgcactgtcgagggtcgaacggcacgaaccatagatgcatctattaaattgtcgaggcgaacgacctgctcccatgagagtgtggtacataaatcctgccaagACGAACAGCCCGATCCCGTAAGAGTGAAGTACATAATCCTGCTgaggcaaacggcccgatcccataagaataagaaGTTTTGACGGGTGCTTGACctcactcacgaataaacgtgtgagttgtaatttctttaacaaaaaaccactcacgaataaacgtgtgagttgtaatttctttaacaaaaaaaaacctttcaatgaaacatatataCCACGGAAACATGCTGTAAGAGGAGTAAatttattcggtgactaatcatgaactcgtgtAGTATcgacaatagcaagtctagtctcaagtagtaatgtaaaacagaagaatttaataggcgagagactgctcaaatagtacagctatagcatgatgtaaacctaagtctacccggacaataacatgaatgtaactacgtacggactctcgtcacctcgtgcgtacgtagtccccgcaaCAAGTTGCACACATTAAATACATCACCTAAGGGTAgttttccccctcacagagttagacaggagacttacctcactccgacgtTTCAAAACTGGCTCCAACGCCgccctaacacctcaaaccggtgaccgtcgatccaaaactaatcaaataagatgcaacccaattaAAATATATTCTACTACTCATAATatatcaatttataataattttccaactccgctcgaaaaattgataaagcaaccctcgggcccacgtgtccggattctgaaaattttcaaagataaacattacccataacattacgaactaaaagatatgatttattctcaattccatgcccaaattcgtggtcaaaattcaaaaatactaatttctagatttttcttcaaaatctcaaatttctacaaattttcatgcttgaatccatataaaaatcatgtatttaactcacaatgtgaagaaatcactaccccattatagttgatgaagatggcactccaaaagtgctccaaaatcggctcccagggacgaaatgaagtgaaattgagccaaaccctcgttttaaagAAGCACATTGCCCAGCCCGACCTTCGCGCATGCAGTCCAATAGCCGCtcctgcggctccgcaggtgcggtcccaatTTCGCTCATGCGGTCCTCACTGCCCAGCCAagaactcgcacctgcggaagtcttttcgcttctgcgggtaTCGCAGGTGTGACCTTCTCTCGCGCATCTGCGCAATTTTACACACCAGCGGCAGCTGCCTCGCTCatgcgcactcgcaggtgcgctTCTCCAGTCCGCTTTTGCAGCTCCCCTAGTTCCAATCCactctcgcttctgcgagcaatTTGCCGCACccgcgatctcgcacctgcggccaaagttacgcaggtgcgattacaccagaagcattaagcttcagaaattcttaagtctaaaaatcgatccgttaaccttccaaaatccacccgaggctcccgggaccttaACTAATTATACCAACGCGTCCCAAAATatattacgaacttagtcaagctttcgaatcacatcaaacaacgctaaaattatgaatcacaccccaattcaagcttaatgaactttagaacttcaaacttctacattcgatgccaaaacctttcaaatcacgtccgattaacctcaaattttgcacacaagtcacattcgacattacggacctactccaactttcaaaatcgaaatccaaccccaatatcacaaagtccactcccggtcaaacttcttagaAACCTTCGAATTTTTAACTTtggccaaatgaccccgaaatgacctacggacctccaaatccactttcggaagcgctcccaataccagaattaccatacggagctattcccaaactcggaactcccaaacgaacatcgataacattgaaatacacctcaacccaatttttatgaaattctttcaaaatgccaactttcacaataggcgtcgaaatgctcccgggtcatccaaaactcgatccggatatacgcccaagtccaaaaccatcatacgaacctgttggaaccttcaaatcccgattccgaggtcgtttactcaaaaaataTACTTTAGTCAATTcatccaacttaaggcttccgaaatttgaatattttttccaaatcaactccgaacttcccgaaattaaattccgaccacgtgtacaagtcataatacctgaagtgaagccgCTCAGGGTCTCAAGCCgatgaacgacgcgctagagctcaaaacaaccggtcgggtcgttacattacaCTTACCTCctaattaaaattttaacacgTTACAAAGATCTGTGATAACCAATACGCAAACACGCATATAGATTATGGAAATTTGATCTTTTTTATATAACTTGTGCCATCAACAAACTTCACAGAAATTATCTGTTACAGAAATACAATCTCAACTAGAATAATAAAGAGAATTGTATTTAATTATCTGTTACAGAAATTTAAATATTGTTCATGAAATACAAATCAAACCAATTACTTCTTGTTGTCCAGAATTGCTATTTGATATGCACACGGGGGAGGAAGATTAGTCCAGAATTGCTATTTGATATATACTGTAAAAGTAGAAAATTGACTTGAGAAAACTGTGAAATCATGTTATGAGAATCCAACGAAGAAGAATTCGTGGGTGAGAATTTGAAATCGTGGTGAGAGGTCGTGGGATTGAAGCGCCGAATCTGTAAGATGATATTTTTGGGAAAATAGGCAAAGGAATGGCGTTATATTAGGTtcccaatatttttttaaaaactacgattttttttcaaaacagtagAAATTACTGTTTCTTTTAAAATACATACCTCCTTAAttgtttttaaaatcaaaattttaaaagagaaactaattttacttaaactaactaatttttcCTAAAAGTTGCTACATGGCAATTTATGCATGAAACACTTGGCAAAATCTTAGGGCTAACTTCTTAccttttaaataaatatagatagatatcatattgttctcaataatattatataaaatttaattaataaaatctctattaaattaatgaGACTTATATATATACATCGAATAAcgtttttattttgtattttttcttattatattatccaatatttagtattattacattattaatagaaacttttattagcatattactttatttttaaaatttttgtatcctactttctttttgtaatataatagaagatatattttttttattttataatttattcaATTATTCTCAATACTATTTTCTGAAtaaataaactttttatttttaaaaagaaaaacaaaaattatttaaaaaacaaagaaattttaaaTTGGTAATTTGTTTTTTCTaattttagctttttattttaaaataatttacaaACTCCAACTTAAAACTACTCTCCAATTTTGAATgaacatttttttaattttttattgtaaatattttattttattattttatagatatttaaattcaaaaataataaccaataactaattattaactaaataactaattattaactactaaTGCCATGTGGCTTTTTCTAGGATGCTACTTGGCTTAAGGAGAGATTTTTTATCTTCTTTTAATAACTAgttataatataatagaagatatatttatttatttttaattttattctattattctcaataatagtttatttaaaaaaagaaaaacaaaaattatttaaaaaaacaaagaaattttaaattggcagttttaattttattttattttttaattttaaaataatttaaaaactctaacttgaaactactctccaatttgaatggacagtttttattttaattttcattttttattataaaatattttattttattaatttatagatagttaaattaaaaaaataataaccaataactacttattaactaaataactaattaataactacttatgccatgtggcttttttctaggctgtcacttggcttaaggagagagatttttcctctccttttaataatattttataatataatataagatatttttttttattttacattttattctattattgtcaataatattttctgaataaataaactttttatttttaaaaagaaaaaaaaaattattttttaaaaaaaatatttaaattggcagttttttattttaaaataatttaaaaactccaacttgaaactactctccaatttgaatggactaatttttttttaatttttgttttttattataaaatattttattttattatttatagatatttaaattcaaaaacaataatcaataactaattattaactacttatgccatGTGACTTTTATCTAGGTTGTCACTTGACTTAAGGAGGGGAGTGTTTCctcttcttttaataatatatagatatagatatgtcGAGTCGCTTTAAGCGCCGAAGATTTAGAAACTTGCAATTTTTTTATTTGCTCAGTTTACAATATTTTGTTGTTTCCTAGTTCCCTGGCATCAGTGGCGGAGCCATACTGAAGCAAGGGGTGTCAAGTGACACTCTTTCGCAGGAAAATTATACTATTTTGctagataatttttttattttatgtatatttactatataTTGACTACCTTTAACTTTTTGAtgtatctaattatttatattttgacaccccttgatgaaaattctggaTCCACCGTTGCCTGCCGTCTAGTTCTCTATGCATAATACTGTCGGTTTAAGTTGTAATCATTCATAGGGTTAAAAAACTTACAACATCATATTATTTATCTATAATAATAGGTTacgaatatttatttaaaaatttgctTATAATTACTTAATTACTAGTGATCTAATTCACtaaatgtataaatattttatacacTGTTTGGTCTACGTGGTATGGACACATATAGTAGGGATTAGGGAAAGAATACACAAAATTGACAACACCAACTCCACTGCCTCCCATTCAAACAGAAGAAGCCCTACTTTCACTTTGGACTGTAGTACACGgatgttcatggttcggtttggatctgtttttccttaaaaaaaaccaaatcaattaagtcggtttttatcgattcggttttgtcgatttttcggttatttatcgggttttttcttaaatatgagacatacactaccaaacacatatttcggagactacattttcaacgtaacactatcaaaccaattgctctttgagaaatctatcatttaccaaaatatattgatgataattgaatcaactagcgatgaataatttaagtactcaattaaaaatcgattatttttaacatgaaataaattcttgtacttagcaaaagaaaattacaatcaaactagaatgtaaaggcaaaaaattagattattataatagcaaaaaagtagactaaaaatataaacgaCTAATatataccataaaattttagaaactttaaataaaaatatacacatatatataggtgtaataataaattttaatagctacttttatagtccgtttggttcgattttttcgattatttttttattaaaatcaaaaccaaaccaaaattgatcgatttttaaaattcaaaacaaaaaacaaactaAACCTAAAAAATATCAGTTTTTTTGGCCAAGTTCGATTTGGTTGGATTTTTTTGGGTTCTTGTGAACATCGCAAGTTGTCACAGTTGATTCCGTGAAGTGCGAGTGAGAGTACTCTTTATCTATGAACCAATGACATGCGCTAATGCATAGTCCAACGTAACTATAGATTAACTTTCTTTTCCCGAGTATATATCTGCACGTGAATTCCCAATAATTTCTCATGCATTTGTGGGTCCTTTTTGGCCATCTCTTCGATCTTTTTGTTCTCATGCCTAAAATCCAACTTCTAATTAGAATCTCATCCACAGTACTCCACTCTCTACCTCCTCTCTTCTCATTCTTTCATCTCCTTTTCCTTTTCCAATCTCTTGATTCCTAAATACCTTCACATTCCATTTTCAAAAGTTGCGAGCTTTAACAATGTCTCTTTGGCCATATtcaacttttcttcttctttttctgatGCTCGCTTCCAGTAATGGCGCATTTGGCAATAACGCAGCAAATAAGCTAATTCTTCAACTCAAAACACTTCAAAGGACACAGCAGAGCAACAACCAAAGTTGTTATTCCCAAAAATCAAGTGAGTACATATTAGCAAAACAAGATTGTAGAGATAGTCATCATTCGTTAACCTATTATTAATAGAGGACATTTAGCTTTTCCTAGCGATATTATCAACACTTTTATTGGGATCTGCTAATAGTTTTGCTACTTTTCATgcttttatatattttatgcaTCACCTTTAAGACCTCAACATTTCCACTTTATTCTTCTCTCAAGGCTTAAAGATATATAGTGAATAGTGATGATTGGGAAACAATTAAGCTGTTGAAATTACCACTAATAATTAATGGCTGTACAATGTTTTCTAGGAGATTGTCAATACGTGATGTTGCCATATAAGCCAAGCTTTAGGGTCTTAAAACTCTGTATTAATAATTAAATGTTGGTATACAAATTTATAGTAGTCTTTTTATTCCTTAACAGATAGGATTAATACCTACTTTCTTTATACTACTTCACTAAGCATAAACCTATTTGAACTGAGTTGTCAATTATAAACATCTTTATGGTTTTCCAGGAAGTGAAAATGGAGCAATAGTATTAGAAATGAAGCACAAAGATTACTGTTTTGGATCAACTGGCGACATGAACAGAAAGCTACAGAAACAACTAGTAGTTGATTATATTCGAGTTCGGTCAATACAAGCCAATATCAGAAGAATCATTTTTGGAAAAGTTGAAGCTTTATCACAAACCAAAATTCCTATAACTTCTGGTGTCAAATTGCATACCCTAAATTACATTGTCACAGTAACGTTAGGTGGTCGAAATGTGACAGTAATTGTGGACACAGGAAGTGATCTAACATGGGTTCAGTGCCAACCTTGTAGATTGTGTTACAATCAACCAGAACCTCTGTTCAACCCTTCTGTTTCTACTAATTATCAATCAGTTGCATGCAACTCAGCGGCGTGTCAATCTCTTCAATCTGCAACTGGAAATTCAGGATTATGTGGGAATGATTTAACAAAATGTAATTATGTTGTCAGTTATGGAGATGGATCCTACACTAAAGGTGAACTTGGTCAAGATCATTTGGTTCTTGGAAGCACTTCTGTTAACAATTTTGTCTTTGGGTGTGGCAGGAATAATAAAGGTCTGTTTGGTTTAGCTTCAGGACTTATGGGACTTGGAAAGAGTAATCTTTCTTTGATTTCTCAAACTACTGGGATTTTTGGTGGTGTTTTCTCCTATTGTTTGCCTTCAGTTGAAGCTAAATCCTCTGGCTCATTAGTATTTGGTGGTGACACTTCAGTTTTAAAGAATTCTACACCCATTTCTTACACTAGAATGGTTGCTAATCCACAGCTTTTTAGCttctattttcttaatttaacCGGGGCTAGTATCGGTGGGGTCACTATTCAAGATTCAGCTTTTGGAAAATCTGGAATTATCATTGATTCTGGCACAGTTATCACAAGGCTTCCTCCCACTATTTACAAAGCTGTAAAAGCTGAGTTCTTGAAACAATTCTCAGGGTACCGTTTAGCACAAGGATTTTCGATTCTTGATACTTGTTTTAATCTCTCTGCATATGAAGAAGTGAGCATTCCTACTATTAAAATGCAATTTGAGGGTGGTGTTGAGATGGAAG is drawn from Nicotiana tabacum cultivar K326 chromosome 22, ASM71507v2, whole genome shotgun sequence and contains these coding sequences:
- the LOC107814840 gene encoding aspartyl protease family protein At5g10770-like, with the translated sequence MSLWPYSTFLLLFLMLASSNGAFGNNAANKLILQLKTLQRTQQSNNQSCYSQKSRSENGAIVLEMKHKDYCFGSTGDMNRKLQKQLVVDYIRVRSIQANIRRIIFGKVEALSQTKIPITSGVKLHTLNYIVTVTLGGRNVTVIVDTGSDLTWVQCQPCRLCYNQPEPLFNPSVSTNYQSVACNSAACQSLQSATGNSGLCGNDLTKCNYVVSYGDGSYTKGELGQDHLVLGSTSVNNFVFGCGRNNKGLFGLASGLMGLGKSNLSLISQTTGIFGGVFSYCLPSVEAKSSGSLVFGGDTSVLKNSTPISYTRMVANPQLFSFYFLNLTGASIGGVTIQDSAFGKSGIIIDSGTVITRLPPTIYKAVKAEFLKQFSGYRLAQGFSILDTCFNLSAYEEVSIPTIKMQFEGGVEMEVDVTGVLYFVKSDASQVCLALASLQYEDEIGIIGNYQQKNTRVIYDIKQSRVGFAKETCNF